A region of Paractinoplanes abujensis DNA encodes the following proteins:
- a CDS encoding stress response protein, with translation MSEDTWLAARLIPTSGINGADEQERRATSALLAVMCAVREFGRALTQPLGAPAGAVQTYIEVPFKLGDAKVFPDGLIRVSRGQREWTALVEVKTGSNDLKADQLENYLDVAREQGFDAVITISNQIPPVPGQHPTAVDKRRLKKVALHHLPWSEVLTTAVMQKEYRGVADPDQAWVLGELIRYLEHPKSGALEFSDMGPNWVTLRESVGAGTLRANDAAAADVVGRFDALVRYAGLKLGRGLGTEIVPALTRRELAEPAVRTQALVAQLTSTGAMTAGLRIPGAVGALYITADVRAAKITCHVDVDAPREGRPTTRVNWLVRQLKQAPESVRLESFAAYSRGPGNAELLKAVRENPGLLISDPAKELKAFRVAANSTAGTKRGTGRGSFIDSVLDAVDDFYQQVLQNLKPWMQAPPRLRSPEEVVAEPVSPALVSTAISSQDGPEAGPS, from the coding sequence ATGAGTGAAGACACCTGGCTGGCCGCGCGACTCATTCCTACGTCGGGCATCAACGGCGCCGACGAGCAGGAGCGGCGGGCCACGTCGGCGCTTCTGGCGGTGATGTGCGCGGTCCGGGAATTCGGCCGGGCCTTGACGCAACCACTGGGCGCTCCGGCCGGCGCCGTCCAGACGTATATCGAGGTGCCGTTCAAACTCGGGGACGCGAAGGTCTTCCCGGACGGGCTCATTCGCGTGTCCCGCGGTCAACGGGAGTGGACCGCGCTGGTCGAAGTCAAAACCGGCAGCAACGACCTGAAGGCCGACCAGCTCGAGAACTATCTCGATGTCGCCCGCGAGCAGGGCTTCGATGCGGTCATCACCATCTCGAACCAGATTCCGCCCGTACCCGGCCAGCACCCGACGGCGGTCGACAAACGACGCCTCAAGAAGGTCGCTCTGCATCACCTGCCCTGGTCGGAGGTCCTCACCACCGCGGTGATGCAAAAGGAGTATCGCGGCGTCGCGGATCCGGACCAGGCGTGGGTGCTGGGCGAGCTGATCCGATATCTGGAGCACCCGAAATCGGGGGCCCTCGAGTTCAGCGACATGGGTCCGAACTGGGTGACCCTCCGGGAGTCGGTCGGCGCGGGCACGTTGCGCGCCAATGATGCCGCGGCGGCCGACGTGGTCGGGCGATTCGACGCGCTCGTGCGGTACGCCGGTCTCAAACTCGGCCGAGGCCTGGGCACTGAAATCGTTCCCGCCCTCACCCGCCGGGAATTGGCCGAACCAGCGGTCCGGACGCAGGCCCTGGTGGCTCAGTTGACCTCGACCGGCGCCATGACTGCGGGCCTTCGGATTCCCGGCGCGGTCGGTGCGCTCTACATCACGGCTGATGTGCGGGCGGCGAAAATTACCTGCCACGTCGACGTCGACGCGCCTCGCGAAGGCCGGCCCACGACGCGGGTGAACTGGTTGGTGCGGCAGCTGAAGCAGGCGCCCGAGAGTGTGCGGCTCGAATCGTTCGCGGCCTATTCGCGTGGTCCCGGAAATGCCGAGCTGCTCAAGGCCGTACGGGAAAATCCTGGTCTTTTGATCAGTGACCCGGCGAAGGAGCTGAAAGCCTTCCGCGTGGCCGCGAACTCCACGGCCGGCACGAAGAGGGGGACCGGGCGCGGGTCGTTCATCGACTCGGTGCTCGACGCCGTCGACGATTTCTATCAGCAGGTTCTGCAGAATCTCAAGCCGTGGATGCAGGCGCCACCGCGTCTCCGGTCGCCCGAGGAGGTAGTGGCGGAGCCCGTTTCGCCGGCGTTGGTGTCGACGGCCATCTCGTCGCAGGACGGGCCCGAGGCGGGCCCCTCGTAG
- a CDS encoding VOC family protein: protein MGMGAVVPLRSRKQWWGVTLDAPDGVALGRFYSRLLDWKFYPADNGLGGAVAPSEQAGFNLGFQTEEHYVRPVWPAEPGKPQMSMHLEIEVDDLEAAVAHAVGVGATVAEFQPQKTVRVMLDPAGHPFCLYLDESEL from the coding sequence ATGGGAATGGGGGCTGTTGTGCCGCTTCGGAGTCGGAAGCAATGGTGGGGCGTGACGTTGGACGCGCCGGACGGGGTGGCACTGGGGCGGTTTTATTCGCGGCTGCTCGACTGGAAGTTCTATCCGGCCGACAACGGGCTCGGCGGGGCCGTCGCGCCGTCCGAGCAGGCCGGGTTCAATCTGGGGTTTCAGACCGAGGAGCATTATGTGCGGCCGGTGTGGCCCGCCGAGCCGGGAAAGCCGCAGATGAGCATGCACCTGGAGATCGAAGTGGACGATCTGGAGGCGGCCGTGGCGCACGCGGTGGGTGTGGGCGCCACCGTGGCCGAATTTCAGCCGCAGAAGACGGTGCGCGTGATGCTCGACCCGGCGGGACATCCGTTCTGTTTGTATCTGGACGAGAGCGAGCTCTAG
- a CDS encoding class I SAM-dependent methyltransferase, translating into MTRDWVRWHDEYDIPGSSLARRLAVVQDCLRPLLDRPRRVISMCAGDGRDILPLLPAGSRAVLVEWDPLLAGRARQSAPEGVTVVTGDAGMTDPYAAVAPADVLLACGVFGNIPYADTRRTIEALPTLLAPGGTVVWTRAGSGAAEVRDVFAGNGFDELAFHEPPDARFRVGLHRLRRPPEPFVPGLQLFTFA; encoded by the coding sequence GTGACACGGGACTGGGTGCGCTGGCACGACGAGTACGACATCCCCGGCTCGTCGCTGGCCCGGCGGCTCGCGGTGGTGCAGGACTGCCTGCGCCCACTGCTCGACCGCCCCCGCCGCGTGATCAGCATGTGCGCCGGCGACGGCCGCGACATCCTGCCGTTACTGCCCGCCGGTTCCCGGGCCGTGCTGGTCGAGTGGGATCCGCTGCTGGCCGGACGCGCCCGGCAGTCGGCCCCCGAGGGCGTCACGGTGGTGACGGGCGACGCGGGCATGACCGACCCGTACGCCGCCGTGGCCCCCGCCGACGTCCTGCTCGCCTGCGGCGTCTTCGGCAACATCCCGTACGCCGACACGCGCCGCACCATCGAGGCCCTGCCCACGCTGCTCGCCCCCGGCGGCACGGTCGTGTGGACCCGCGCCGGTTCCGGGGCCGCCGAGGTGCGCGACGTCTTCGCCGGGAACGGTTTCGACGAGCTCGCCTTCCACGAACCGCCGGACGCCCGTTTCCGGGTCGGGCTGCACCGCCTGCGCCGGCCGCCCGAACCGTTCGTGCCCGGCCTTCAGCTGTTCACCTTCGCCTAG
- the mctP gene encoding monocarboxylate uptake permease MctP — MSDHVTEIVVFTLLFLLVSGMGFVAARWRAPQNMEHLDEWGLGGRSFGGWITWFLVGGDLYTAYTFVAVPALIFGAGAAGFFAVPYTIVIYPLFFLILIRLWSVSHRHGFVTPADFVRTRFGSPTLALLVAITGIVATMPYIALQLVGIEAVLKTMGVTGESVIARHAPIIIAFAILAAYTYQSGLRAPALIAFVKDTLIYIVILVAVIYLPYKLGGWGSIFDAAQAKFDASPAPGDGITLNANNQVQYITLALGSALALFLYPHSITGVLASKNRNVIKRNMSALPAYSFLLGLLALLGYAAIASGVKPITDPATGKVDSNTVVPLLFDMQFPAWFAGVAFAAIGIGALVPAAIMSIAAANLFTRNIYKEYLRKDASPAQEARVSKITSLVVKVGAVACIVFLDPQFSIDLQLIGGIIILQTAPAVALGLFTRWLHRGGLIAGWAVGMGLSMWMLWQIPNAATGRAHFGGSAFPLSDFGFDTKRTIYVGFVTVILNLLVAVIVTLILRAAKTPDGVDGTTRDDYFADEGDPRIDRDVAATVDHTSST; from the coding sequence ATGAGCGACCACGTCACCGAGATCGTCGTCTTCACCCTCCTCTTCCTGCTGGTCAGCGGCATGGGCTTCGTCGCGGCGCGGTGGCGGGCGCCGCAGAACATGGAGCACCTCGACGAGTGGGGCCTGGGCGGCCGCAGCTTCGGCGGATGGATCACCTGGTTCCTGGTCGGTGGCGACCTCTACACGGCGTACACGTTCGTCGCCGTGCCCGCCCTGATCTTCGGCGCCGGCGCGGCCGGGTTCTTCGCGGTCCCGTACACGATCGTCATCTACCCGCTGTTCTTCCTGATCCTGATCCGGCTCTGGTCGGTTTCCCACCGGCACGGCTTCGTCACCCCGGCCGACTTCGTCCGTACGAGGTTCGGCTCGCCCACGCTGGCCCTGCTGGTCGCCATCACGGGCATCGTCGCCACCATGCCGTACATCGCCCTGCAGCTCGTGGGCATCGAGGCCGTGCTCAAGACGATGGGCGTGACCGGCGAGAGCGTGATCGCCCGGCACGCGCCGATCATCATCGCGTTCGCGATCCTCGCCGCGTACACGTATCAGTCGGGACTGCGCGCCCCGGCGCTGATCGCCTTCGTCAAGGACACGCTGATCTACATCGTGATCCTGGTCGCGGTCATCTACCTGCCCTACAAGCTGGGCGGCTGGGGCAGCATCTTCGACGCGGCCCAGGCCAAGTTCGACGCGTCACCGGCGCCCGGCGACGGCATCACGCTCAATGCCAACAACCAGGTCCAATACATCACGCTGGCCCTCGGATCGGCGCTGGCGCTGTTCCTCTACCCGCACAGCATCACCGGCGTGCTGGCCAGCAAGAACCGCAACGTGATCAAGCGGAACATGTCGGCCCTGCCCGCCTACAGCTTCCTGCTCGGCCTGCTCGCGCTGCTCGGCTACGCGGCCATCGCCTCCGGCGTCAAGCCGATCACCGACCCCGCGACCGGCAAGGTGGACAGCAACACCGTCGTGCCGCTGCTCTTCGACATGCAGTTCCCGGCGTGGTTCGCGGGTGTCGCGTTCGCCGCGATCGGCATCGGCGCGCTGGTGCCGGCCGCGATCATGTCGATCGCCGCGGCCAACCTGTTCACCCGCAACATCTACAAGGAGTACCTGCGCAAGGACGCGTCGCCGGCCCAGGAGGCGCGCGTCTCGAAGATCACCTCGCTGGTGGTGAAGGTCGGCGCGGTCGCCTGCATCGTCTTCCTCGACCCGCAGTTCTCCATCGACCTGCAGTTGATCGGCGGCATCATCATCCTGCAGACCGCGCCCGCGGTGGCGCTCGGCCTGTTCACCCGCTGGCTGCACCGCGGCGGGCTGATCGCGGGCTGGGCCGTCGGCATGGGCCTGTCGATGTGGATGCTGTGGCAGATCCCGAACGCGGCCACCGGCCGGGCCCACTTCGGCGGCTCGGCGTTCCCGCTGTCCGACTTCGGCTTCGACACCAAGCGCACGATCTACGTCGGCTTCGTCACCGTGATCCTGAACCTGCTGGTCGCGGTGATCGTGACGCTGATCCTGCGGGCGGCCAAGACCCCGGACGGCGTGGACGGCACCACCCGGGACGACTACTTCGCCGACGAGGGCGACCCCCGCATCGACCGGGACGTGGCCGCGACCGTCGACCACACGTCGTCCACCTAG
- a CDS encoding DUF3311 domain-containing protein: protein MAEPETPKAVPAARSDRSPWNWLLVIPIVLPVLTPLFNHDSPRLWGFPAFYWLQFLFILVGVATTSLIYQMTKKR, encoded by the coding sequence ATGGCGGAGCCCGAGACGCCGAAAGCAGTGCCCGCAGCCCGCAGCGATCGCAGCCCGTGGAACTGGCTGCTGGTCATCCCCATCGTGCTGCCCGTGCTGACCCCTTTGTTCAATCACGACTCGCCCCGGTTGTGGGGTTTCCCGGCCTTCTACTGGCTGCAGTTCCTCTTCATCCTCGTCGGCGTGGCCACGACCTCGCTCATCTACCAGATGACGAAGAAGAGGTGA
- a CDS encoding SAM-dependent methyltransferase, whose protein sequence is MAQEPVVHEGGHALDMNVPQTARIWNYLLGGKDNFAADRAVGDQIIANLPHLAEYARLSRKYLARAVRYLATDGGISQFLDVGTGLPTADNTHEVAQTVAPRSRIVYVDNDPLVLTHARALLTSSPEGATDYVDADLRDPAAILAAAATTLDLDQPVALMVMGILGHIESDDEARSIIDQFMSALAPGSYLAMYDGADTNPDVVEATRIWNVSANPKYHLRSPERIAGLFAGLELVEPGVVPVTRWKPDAEAAAAPEIAQYCAVGRKP, encoded by the coding sequence ATGGCTCAGGAGCCGGTCGTCCACGAGGGCGGACACGCGCTGGACATGAACGTTCCGCAAACGGCCCGGATCTGGAACTACCTGCTCGGCGGCAAGGACAACTTCGCCGCCGACCGGGCCGTGGGTGACCAGATCATCGCGAACCTGCCGCACCTGGCGGAGTACGCCCGGCTGTCCCGCAAATACCTGGCCCGGGCGGTGCGCTACCTGGCCACCGACGGCGGCATCTCGCAGTTCCTCGACGTCGGCACGGGCCTGCCCACCGCCGACAACACCCATGAGGTGGCCCAGACGGTCGCCCCGCGGTCGCGCATCGTCTACGTCGACAACGACCCGCTGGTGCTGACCCACGCCCGCGCGCTGCTGACCAGCAGCCCCGAGGGGGCCACCGACTACGTCGACGCCGATCTGCGCGACCCGGCCGCGATCCTGGCCGCGGCGGCGACCACGCTCGACCTCGACCAGCCGGTGGCGCTCATGGTCATGGGCATCCTGGGGCACATCGAGAGCGACGACGAGGCCCGTTCGATCATCGACCAGTTCATGTCGGCCCTGGCCCCCGGCAGCTACCTCGCCATGTACGACGGCGCCGACACCAACCCCGACGTGGTCGAGGCCACCCGCATCTGGAACGTCTCGGCCAACCCGAAATACCACCTGCGCAGCCCCGAGCGGATCGCCGGGCTGTTCGCGGGGCTGGAACTGGTCGAGCCGGGCGTCGTGCCGGTGACCCGGTGGAAGCCCGACGCGGAGGCCGCAGCCGCCCCCGAGATCGCCCAGTACTGCGCGGTCGGCCGCAAGCCCTGA